Proteins encoded together in one Bacteroides ovatus window:
- a CDS encoding NAD-dependent epimerase/dehydratase family protein, which translates to MESILITGASGFIGSFIVEEALKRKFGVWAGIRSTSSKRYLKNRKIHFLELDFAHPNELRAQLSGHKGTYNKFDYIIHCAGVTKCPDKHSFDYVNYLQTKYFIDTLKELNMVPKQFIYISTLSVFGPVREKDYTPIKADDPPVPNTAYGLSKLKAELYIQSMPGFPYVIYRPTGVYGPREADYYLMAKSIRKHVDFSVGFRRQDLTFVYVKDIVQAIFLGIEKKVVRKAYFLTDGKVYKSRAFSDLIQKELGNPFVLHLKCPLIVLKVISLFAEFIATRSGRSSTLNSDKYKIMKQRNWQCDITPVMDELGYVPEYDLEKGVRETIAWYKNEGWL; encoded by the coding sequence ATGGAGAGTATTTTAATTACAGGCGCGAGTGGTTTTATCGGCAGTTTCATCGTGGAGGAAGCGTTGAAGCGAAAGTTTGGTGTGTGGGCCGGGATTCGTTCTACGAGTAGCAAGCGGTATTTGAAAAACCGGAAAATCCACTTTCTGGAACTGGATTTTGCGCACCCTAATGAACTTCGTGCCCAACTCTCCGGGCATAAAGGCACTTACAACAAATTTGATTATATCATTCATTGCGCCGGTGTTACAAAGTGCCCCGACAAGCACTCTTTTGACTATGTGAATTATCTTCAGACCAAATATTTTATCGATACATTGAAGGAGCTGAATATGGTTCCGAAACAGTTTATCTATATCAGTACATTGAGTGTGTTCGGACCTGTACGTGAGAAGGACTATACTCCGATAAAAGCGGACGACCCTCCGGTACCCAATACTGCTTATGGATTGAGCAAACTGAAAGCGGAGTTGTATATTCAGAGTATGCCTGGTTTCCCTTATGTCATTTATCGTCCTACAGGAGTCTATGGACCTCGTGAAGCTGATTACTATCTGATGGCAAAGTCTATCCGGAAACACGTTGATTTTTCGGTCGGTTTCCGTCGTCAGGATTTGACTTTTGTGTATGTGAAAGACATTGTGCAGGCTATTTTCCTGGGAATAGAGAAAAAAGTAGTTCGTAAGGCGTATTTTTTGACAGACGGGAAAGTTTATAAAAGCCGTGCCTTTTCGGATTTGATACAAAAAGAATTGGGTAATCCGTTTGTTCTTCACTTGAAATGTCCATTAATTGTGCTAAAAGTTATATCTTTGTTCGCTGAATTCATTGCTACACGTTCCGGGAGGAGCAGTACTCTGAATTCGGATAAATATAAGATAATGAAACAACGTAACTGGCAATGCGATATAACCCCGGTAATGGATGAACTGGGGTATGTGCCCGAATATGATTTGGAAAAGGGAGTTCGAGAAACCATTGCCTGGTATAAAAATGAAGGATGGCTTTAG
- a CDS encoding RNA polymerase sigma-70 factor, translating into MPQRYDKYKIKAILLFSIIICLFATRFIYYSTLLKHVEDKADFDFLFKEYYPQLYYYAFHLINNMEASKDIVSDAFEFIWANYAKIDKATAKSYLYIYVRNKSIDFLRHQNIHEQYVQIYSELTKSYVETEYQEQDERMMHISKAMEKLTPHTKHILEECYIQRKKYQEVAEELNISVSAVRKHIVKALQVIREECAKKS; encoded by the coding sequence ATGCCACAAAGATACGATAAATATAAAATAAAAGCCATTTTGCTTTTCTCAATTATTATTTGTTTATTTGCAACGCGATTCATTTACTATTCAACACTTTTAAAGCACGTGGAAGATAAGGCCGATTTTGATTTTCTTTTTAAAGAGTACTATCCTCAACTTTATTATTATGCATTTCACCTGATTAATAATATGGAGGCTAGCAAGGATATCGTAAGCGACGCCTTCGAATTTATTTGGGCCAATTATGCAAAAATAGATAAAGCCACGGCTAAATCTTATCTATACATTTACGTTCGCAACAAAAGCATTGACTTCCTGCGACATCAGAATATACATGAACAATATGTACAAATCTACTCCGAACTGACCAAAAGTTATGTTGAAACGGAATATCAGGAGCAGGATGAGAGAATGATGCATATCAGTAAGGCAATGGAAAAACTGACTCCACATACCAAGCATATTTTAGAAGAATGTTATATCCAACGCAAGAAATATCAGGAAGTGGCAGAAGAGTTAAATATCAGTGTCAGTGCAGTCAGGAAGCATATTGTGAAAGCATTACAGGTGATACGTGAAGAATGTGCAAAAAAATCATAA
- a CDS encoding FecR family protein has protein sequence MNKDIDNIDNTDKSVEKALDIMESSSEINVEQLQEMLKDEETLQACRDIMDSSLFLQQKSGMELPNIEMELERFKKKQYTTRMRSNFWKVSMGIAAMIAVLFGTYYLINTLTTPTLEPITVFTADAAPQHITLQKDNGEKIVLDEPQSSNQTLPQKVISKSEKKELDYRQVISTTTQTHVLTVPRGESFKVVLCDGTEVWLNANSNFVYPTAFIGDERIVTLEGEAYFKVTKDPERPFIVKTKTVQTRVLGTEFNIRSYTPEDTHVVLINGKVEVSNTKGGSYTRLYPGEDAHLQSDGNFILAEVDLDSYVYWKDGYFYFDNVTLKDIMQNLGRWYNVNIEFRNKEAMEYKMHFISDRTKDLEHTISLLNRMKKVTVTLQGNTLTVD, from the coding sequence ATGAATAAAGATATTGACAATATAGATAATACAGATAAATCTGTAGAGAAGGCACTCGACATTATGGAGAGCTCTTCAGAAATAAACGTCGAACAACTGCAGGAAATGCTTAAAGATGAAGAAACCCTACAGGCTTGTCGCGACATCATGGATAGTAGTCTTTTCCTACAACAAAAAAGCGGAATGGAACTACCCAATATAGAGATGGAGCTAGAACGATTCAAGAAAAAACAATACACGACAAGAATGCGTTCCAACTTCTGGAAAGTAAGTATGGGAATAGCCGCCATGATTGCCGTTCTATTTGGAACTTACTATCTTATCAATACCCTGACGACCCCTACTCTTGAACCAATCACTGTATTTACTGCTGATGCTGCCCCTCAACATATCACTCTGCAAAAAGATAACGGAGAAAAGATTGTATTAGACGAACCACAATCAAGCAACCAAACCTTGCCACAGAAAGTGATCTCAAAGTCCGAGAAAAAAGAACTGGATTACAGGCAAGTCATTTCAACGACCACTCAAACACATGTACTCACTGTTCCACGCGGTGAAAGTTTCAAGGTAGTGTTATGTGACGGCACGGAGGTCTGGCTCAATGCTAATAGTAACTTTGTCTATCCAACGGCCTTTATTGGCGACGAACGTATCGTCACTTTAGAAGGTGAGGCTTATTTTAAAGTGACCAAAGATCCGGAGCGACCTTTCATCGTAAAAACCAAAACTGTGCAAACCCGTGTTCTCGGTACTGAATTTAATATACGCAGCTATACTCCTGAAGATACTCATGTAGTGCTTATTAATGGAAAAGTAGAAGTCAGCAATACCAAAGGAGGATCATATACCAGACTATATCCGGGAGAAGATGCACATCTGCAATCTGATGGCAACTTTATCCTGGCAGAAGTAGATCTAGACTCCTATGTTTATTGGAAAGACGGCTATTTCTACTTTGACAATGTCACATTGAAAGATATTATGCAAAATTTGGGACGTTGGTACAATGTAAACATAGAGTTCAGAAACAAAGAAGCGATGGAGTATAAAATGCACTTTATATCCGATCGTACCAAAGACCTGGAACATACGATCTCATTACTTAATAGAATGAAAAAAGTGACAGTCACCTTGCAAGGCAATACGCTTACTGTAGACTAG